A window of the Acidimicrobiales bacterium genome harbors these coding sequences:
- a CDS encoding sulfatase-like hydrolase/transferase gives MSDEAPGRRPNVLFIITDQQRADHVGFAGNEIVQTPNLDALAARGTVFDSAWVANPVCMPNRSTIMTGRMPTAHGVIFNDRSLDWGANTFVRQFLAAGWRTALIGKSHLQHGLSRNAVVPIGSSGAFDDPWPPGWNTLEDHESFADGPPDFPPSFYGFEHVELSIDHGSRITGHHLQWALDRGGVYEQLVVPMTDEAPAKRRSDRWWQVYEPPYGPELHSTTFVAEQTSAFIEEAAAGGSPWLVMASFPDPHHPMTPPGEWFDRHDPADMPLSPSIADDLATAPDYLRRFQRTPPTKQRGWVGMCGATDHELMRECLAATYGSIEMIDDAVGRILATIDRLGQTDDTIVVFTSDHGDMMGDHGLMLKGYMPYRGTLQVPLVIVDPDRAPARTTSLAGSIDLGSTLLDLAGLEGYVGIQGSSLVPILDDPAATVRDHILIEDDLPAGLAALAPIPAKSRTLVTAQHKYTRFSSGEDLLFDLGNDPLELDDLSSRETSMRGHLIEHLADALMAVDDDARGAPINH, from the coding sequence GTGAGCGACGAGGCACCGGGACGCCGACCGAACGTGCTGTTCATCATCACCGATCAGCAGCGGGCCGACCATGTCGGGTTTGCAGGCAACGAGATCGTGCAGACACCGAATCTCGATGCCCTCGCGGCTCGAGGCACCGTGTTCGACTCGGCCTGGGTAGCCAATCCGGTCTGCATGCCGAACCGATCGACGATCATGACGGGGCGGATGCCCACGGCGCACGGCGTGATCTTCAATGACCGCTCGCTCGACTGGGGCGCCAATACGTTCGTTCGCCAGTTCCTCGCCGCCGGTTGGCGCACGGCGCTGATCGGCAAGTCACACCTCCAGCACGGCCTCAGCCGCAACGCTGTCGTGCCCATCGGCTCCTCGGGTGCGTTCGACGATCCATGGCCACCGGGCTGGAACACCCTCGAAGATCACGAGAGCTTCGCCGACGGGCCGCCCGACTTCCCGCCCTCGTTCTACGGCTTCGAACACGTCGAGCTGTCGATCGACCACGGCTCACGGATCACCGGCCATCATTTGCAGTGGGCCCTCGATCGAGGCGGGGTGTACGAGCAGCTCGTCGTTCCGATGACCGACGAAGCGCCGGCGAAGCGGCGCTCCGATCGGTGGTGGCAGGTGTACGAACCGCCGTATGGGCCCGAGCTCCATTCGACCACGTTCGTCGCCGAGCAGACCTCGGCGTTCATCGAGGAAGCGGCAGCGGGTGGATCACCGTGGCTGGTGATGGCCTCGTTCCCCGATCCGCACCATCCGATGACCCCACCCGGCGAATGGTTCGACCGCCACGACCCGGCCGACATGCCGCTCTCGCCGTCGATTGCCGACGACCTGGCCACGGCGCCCGACTACCTCCGTCGGTTCCAGCGCACACCGCCGACGAAGCAGCGGGGGTGGGTCGGCATGTGTGGCGCGACCGATCACGAGCTCATGCGAGAGTGCCTCGCCGCCACCTACGGCTCGATCGAGATGATCGACGACGCGGTCGGCCGCATCCTGGCGACCATCGATCGGCTGGGCCAGACCGACGACACGATCGTGGTGTTCACCTCCGACCATGGCGACATGATGGGTGATCACGGTCTGATGCTGAAGGGCTACATGCCCTATCGCGGCACGCTCCAGGTGCCGCTGGTCATCGTCGACCCCGACCGGGCGCCGGCCCGCACCACGTCGCTCGCCGGCAGCATCGACCTGGGCTCGACCCTGCTCGATCTCGCCGGGCTCGAGGGCTACGTCGGGATCCAGGGCTCGAGCCTGGTGCCAATCCTCGATGATCCGGCGGCAACGGTTCGAGATCACATCCTGATCGAGGACGATCTGCCGGCGGGACTCGCCGCCCTGGCGCCGATACCGGCCAAGAGTCGAACCCTCGTCACCGCACAGCACAAGTACACCCGTTTCAGCTCGGGCGAGGATTTGCTGTTCGATCTCGGCAACGACCCGCTCGAACTCGACGATCTCAGCTCGAGGGAGACGAGCATGCGTGGGCACCTGATCGAACATCTGGCCGATGCGTTGATGGCGGTCGACGACGACGCGCGCGGTGCGCCGATCAATCACTGA
- a CDS encoding nicotinate phosphoribosyltransferase: MIHLGSRSALFTDHYQLVMGQLYFREGLAERRAQFDYFFRENPDYGTHQAGFCIAAGLEPLLEWLDTTSFGEAETAALRELRTAAGEPLFDEAYLDWLVSSCDFSLLELTSIAEGRVIHPHLPVMSVVGPMAVAQIVETALLNHLNYATLIATKAARVRQSAQSSVVLEFGMRRGAGAAVDEGARAALIGGCNATSNVEASVVLGTDPKGTHAHSLVQAYLATGGGELEAFRAFARSYPDDCVLLVDTIDTLRSGMPNAITVFNELRAAGHEPVGVRLDSGDLAYLGVQAARQLDAAGFPDASIVLSGDLDELTIWQIRSQIFEEAIRVGLDPTAMLARLVYGVGTRLITSHGESALGGVFKLVGVENAEGEWEPAIKLSENPVKIPIPGAKSVWRLYDHAGVATVDLVAVPDEDPLGDDDIEAFHPFLDGVSRIIRRSDIARAEALRSDPRLQRDQGLAMSRQRALDDVAALDPGVRRLVNPHRYHVSLTKAMKERQRTVIAAVRSRA; encoded by the coding sequence GTGATCCACCTCGGTAGCCGGAGCGCTCTGTTCACCGATCACTACCAGCTGGTGATGGGCCAGCTCTACTTCCGTGAGGGGCTGGCCGAGCGGCGAGCCCAGTTCGACTACTTCTTCCGCGAGAACCCCGACTACGGCACGCACCAGGCCGGCTTCTGCATCGCGGCCGGCCTCGAACCGCTGCTCGAGTGGTTGGACACCACCTCGTTCGGCGAGGCCGAGACCGCGGCGCTCCGCGAGCTACGCACGGCCGCCGGTGAGCCGCTGTTCGACGAGGCATATCTCGACTGGCTGGTGTCGTCGTGCGACTTCTCGCTGCTCGAGTTGACCTCGATCGCCGAAGGCCGTGTGATCCATCCCCACCTGCCGGTGATGTCGGTCGTCGGCCCGATGGCGGTGGCCCAGATCGTCGAGACGGCGCTGCTCAACCACCTCAACTATGCGACGCTGATCGCGACCAAGGCCGCTCGGGTTCGCCAGAGCGCCCAGTCGAGTGTCGTCCTCGAGTTCGGGATGCGGCGCGGCGCTGGTGCAGCGGTCGATGAAGGTGCTCGGGCGGCGCTGATCGGGGGCTGCAACGCCACCTCGAACGTCGAGGCGTCGGTCGTGCTCGGCACCGACCCCAAGGGCACCCACGCCCACAGCCTGGTTCAGGCCTATCTCGCCACCGGAGGCGGCGAGCTCGAGGCGTTCCGGGCGTTCGCCCGCAGCTACCCCGACGATTGCGTCTTGCTCGTCGACACCATCGACACGTTGCGGTCCGGCATGCCGAACGCCATCACCGTGTTCAACGAGCTCCGGGCCGCCGGGCACGAACCGGTCGGCGTTCGCCTCGACTCCGGCGACCTCGCCTATCTCGGGGTGCAGGCGGCTCGCCAACTCGACGCAGCAGGCTTCCCCGACGCCTCGATCGTGCTGTCGGGTGACCTCGACGAGCTGACGATCTGGCAGATCCGCTCGCAGATCTTCGAGGAGGCGATCCGGGTCGGACTCGACCCGACGGCGATGCTCGCCCGCTTGGTCTACGGCGTCGGTACTCGGCTGATCACGTCGCACGGCGAGTCGGCACTCGGTGGCGTGTTCAAGCTCGTCGGCGTCGAGAACGCAGAAGGGGAGTGGGAGCCGGCGATCAAGCTGTCGGAGAACCCCGTCAAGATCCCGATCCCCGGAGCGAAGTCGGTGTGGCGGCTCTATGACCACGCCGGTGTTGCGACCGTCGACCTCGTCGCCGTGCCCGATGAGGATCCGCTGGGTGACGACGACATCGAGGCGTTCCACCCGTTTCTCGATGGCGTCAGCCGTATCATCCGGCGGAGCGACATTGCTCGGGCCGAGGCGCTGCGTTCTGATCCCCGCCTCCAACGGGATCAGGGCCTGGCAATGTCGAGGCAACGGGCGCTCGACGACGTGGCCGCACTCGATCCCGGTGTCCGCCGTCTCGTGAATCCTCACCGCTACCACGTCTCGCTCACCAAGGCGATGAAGGAGCGGCAGCGGACGGTGATCGCCGCCGTGAGATCGCGTGCTTGA
- a CDS encoding ABC transporter permease: protein MIWTIAKREILTRGRSKGFLILTGLLFVGVIAIALVQLFLNSSNEPREVTIGLTDAAAPYAEALAAGTPDLAPTVEIVEADTQLVDDGTIDVLFDGTALTWEGLPDRTLDAYVRDTVQQAAFTERADGLGLAPDQLGELFAPLDIGEVRLDGGDDQFGVRLAAAVVSGFATFMLLQMWGSFLMMGVIEEKSSRVVEILLSHVRPATLLSGKVLGLGVLALGQMLIFVLGLVVGLLLVEDITIPAGVWSTVPLSVVTFLLGFGFYATAYAAVGSMVSRQEDATSAQLPVMFPLLTGYFIAAASFANPDNLAVTIGSFVPFTSPVLLPFRNATVDMPAWQIALSLGLLAASIVVTIRAAGWIYRYSLLRTGSRVTWAEAWRNRHDPTL, encoded by the coding sequence ATGATCTGGACCATTGCCAAACGAGAGATCCTCACGCGAGGTCGGTCGAAGGGGTTCTTGATCCTCACCGGCCTGCTGTTCGTCGGCGTCATCGCCATCGCTCTCGTCCAGCTGTTCCTGAACAGCAGCAATGAACCGCGCGAAGTCACCATCGGCCTCACCGACGCGGCCGCCCCGTATGCCGAAGCACTCGCTGCCGGGACCCCCGACCTGGCACCGACGGTCGAGATCGTCGAGGCCGACACCCAACTCGTCGACGACGGCACCATCGACGTTCTGTTCGACGGCACTGCGTTGACCTGGGAGGGACTTCCCGATCGAACCCTCGACGCCTACGTGCGCGACACCGTCCAACAGGCCGCGTTCACCGAGCGGGCCGACGGTCTCGGACTCGCTCCCGACCAACTCGGTGAACTGTTCGCCCCGCTCGACATCGGTGAGGTTCGTCTCGATGGCGGCGATGATCAGTTCGGCGTGCGACTGGCGGCCGCCGTCGTTTCGGGCTTTGCCACCTTCATGCTGTTGCAGATGTGGGGCTCGTTCTTGATGATGGGTGTCATCGAGGAGAAGTCGTCGCGCGTGGTCGAGATCCTGCTGTCACACGTGCGCCCGGCGACACTGCTGAGCGGCAAGGTGCTCGGCCTTGGCGTCCTTGCGCTCGGCCAGATGCTCATCTTCGTGCTCGGACTGGTGGTCGGGCTCCTGCTCGTGGAGGACATCACCATTCCCGCCGGCGTGTGGTCGACCGTGCCGTTGTCGGTCGTCACCTTCCTGCTCGGTTTCGGCTTCTACGCCACTGCCTACGCCGCCGTCGGTTCGATGGTGTCACGACAAGAGGACGCCACCAGCGCCCAGCTGCCCGTGATGTTCCCCCTTCTCACGGGCTACTTCATCGCCGCCGCGAGCTTTGCCAATCCCGACAATCTTGCGGTGACCATCGGGTCCTTCGTCCCGTTCACCTCGCCGGTCCTCCTCCCCTTCCGCAACGCGACCGTCGACATGCCGGCATGGCAGATCGCACTCTCCCTGGGCCTGCTGGCGGCTTCGATCGTCGTCACGATCCGGGCGGCCGGTTGGATCTACCGCTATTCGCTCCTGCGGACCGGCTCGCGTGTCACCTGGGCCGAAGCGTGGAGGAATCGACACGATCCGACGCTATGA
- a CDS encoding DMT family transporter produces MATTSTRQSAVAPAPFVDPLIAMAFVVVLWGIGPPITKLVTAPPLVGTMVRFGISFPLLFAIVLLRGQRISWSLLRSTMLPGLAFGTNLVFVFATLQEASVAVLSTTVAIQPALLLIIAGPLFGEWPSARHVAWSAVGILGAAIVILGAGAGVRASPLGILLAVTALLTFSVYFVLTRVARSGSDVDPIQWMAGINLWAFVAAIPPSLFLVRGDELRQFGGMDWLWIVIIAYLTGVTGHVAMSWLHAYLEAARSSLYLLAMHLVAVGLAWPIHDEPVTLMQVVGGIVLLGSVTAVIRLPTRISTPATQGTATSSR; encoded by the coding sequence GTGGCCACCACCAGCACCCGTCAGTCGGCCGTCGCACCGGCACCGTTCGTCGATCCCTTGATCGCCATGGCCTTCGTGGTGGTGCTGTGGGGTATCGGCCCGCCCATCACGAAGCTCGTCACGGCGCCACCGCTCGTCGGCACCATGGTGCGCTTCGGCATCTCGTTCCCGCTGCTCTTCGCCATCGTGCTGCTGCGCGGACAGCGCATCTCGTGGTCGCTCCTGCGCTCGACGATGCTGCCGGGGCTCGCCTTCGGCACCAATCTGGTCTTCGTCTTCGCCACACTCCAAGAGGCGTCGGTGGCCGTGTTGTCCACCACCGTCGCCATCCAGCCGGCACTCCTCCTGATCATTGCCGGGCCGCTGTTCGGCGAGTGGCCGTCGGCTCGCCACGTGGCCTGGAGCGCCGTCGGGATCCTCGGTGCGGCCATCGTCATCCTCGGGGCCGGTGCAGGTGTGCGAGCATCACCGCTCGGCATCCTGCTCGCTGTCACCGCTCTCCTCACCTTCTCGGTGTACTTCGTGCTCACTCGCGTTGCCCGGTCCGGGTCCGATGTCGATCCGATCCAATGGATGGCGGGCATCAACCTGTGGGCATTCGTCGCCGCCATCCCGCCGTCGCTGTTCCTCGTCCGAGGGGACGAGCTCCGTCAGTTCGGCGGAATGGACTGGCTGTGGATCGTGATCATTGCGTATCTCACCGGCGTCACGGGCCACGTGGCGATGAGTTGGCTCCATGCCTACCTCGAGGCGGCTCGCTCGTCGCTCTATCTGCTCGCCATGCACCTGGTGGCCGTCGGCCTCGCCTGGCCGATCCACGACGAACCGGTGACGCTGATGCAAGTCGTCGGCGGCATCGTGCTGCTCGGATCGGTGACCGCCGTGATCCGACTGCCCACCCGCATCAGCACTCCTGCCACGCAGGGGACGGCGACGTCGTCACGTTGA
- a CDS encoding ATP-binding cassette domain-containing protein has protein sequence MTSSPGSSGLEITDLAKRYGSVVAVDGLDLSVPRGAMIGFLGPNGAGKTTTMRAILGMARPDSGAITWEGSAIDDDARNRIGYMPQERGLYPRMKVGEQVRYFGRLAGLTPSQTAERTDHWLARLGLTDRADALVQELSGGNQQRVQLAVSLVHDPDLLVLDEPFAGLDPVAADTMREIIAERADEGASVLFSSHQLDVVEDLCEEVVIVSKGRRVAGGRIADLRSASPTRWLRVRWADPIDHWQPTIGSVEHFDGRRCVVRLDHTVDVGASIADALAAGPVSEVALEPPGLDEVFSELVRDELDDEELVAAADGAAGSAADREVRP, from the coding sequence ATGACGTCGTCACCCGGTTCGAGTGGTCTGGAAATCACGGATCTCGCCAAGCGGTACGGCTCGGTGGTTGCGGTCGATGGCCTCGACCTGTCGGTCCCCCGCGGCGCGATGATCGGATTCCTCGGCCCCAATGGCGCCGGCAAGACCACCACGATGCGCGCCATCCTCGGCATGGCCCGACCCGACAGCGGTGCCATCACTTGGGAGGGCTCGGCGATCGACGACGATGCTCGGAACCGCATCGGATACATGCCCCAAGAGCGTGGGCTGTACCCTCGCATGAAGGTCGGCGAGCAGGTGCGCTACTTCGGTCGACTCGCCGGTCTCACGCCGAGCCAGACGGCGGAGCGGACCGACCATTGGTTGGCTCGGCTCGGACTGACCGATCGAGCCGATGCTCTGGTCCAGGAGCTGTCGGGAGGCAACCAACAGCGGGTCCAGCTGGCGGTCTCGCTGGTCCACGATCCCGATCTCCTCGTGCTCGACGAGCCATTCGCCGGACTCGACCCCGTGGCGGCCGACACGATGCGCGAGATCATCGCCGAACGGGCCGACGAGGGGGCCAGCGTGCTGTTCTCATCGCACCAACTCGACGTGGTCGAAGATCTCTGCGAAGAGGTCGTGATCGTCAGCAAGGGTCGCCGGGTGGCCGGCGGGCGCATCGCCGATCTCCGCTCGGCCTCCCCCACTCGGTGGTTGCGGGTTCGCTGGGCCGATCCGATCGATCATTGGCAACCGACGATCGGAAGCGTCGAGCACTTCGACGGCCGTAGGTGCGTCGTGCGACTCGACCACACCGTCGACGTTGGTGCCAGCATCGCCGATGCGCTGGCCGCCGGCCCGGTCAGCGAGGTCGCGCTCGAGCCACCCGGTCTCGACGAAGTGTTCAGCGAGCTCGTTCGAGACGAGCTCGATGACGAGGAGCTCGTCGCTGCAGCCGACGGCGCGGCTGGCAGTGCTGCGGACCGTGAGGTCCGACCATGA
- a CDS encoding isochorismatase family protein — MGDTVDFAPGQALVVVDMQNDFADPGGSLFVAGGDDIVEPINVLIASARAGGATVVLTQDWHPPATPHFIDDGGVWPVHCVRSTWGAALHPDLSNDADAIIRKGTGGEDGYSAFAMADPLTGDASTTGLEALLRARAVTRVVVVGLAADVCVKATALDAVAAGFDTTVIWRATRPVEITAGDGARARAELEAAGVEVVE, encoded by the coding sequence ATGGGCGACACCGTCGATTTCGCTCCTGGTCAGGCCCTGGTGGTGGTCGACATGCAGAACGACTTCGCCGACCCGGGTGGATCCCTGTTCGTCGCCGGAGGCGACGACATCGTCGAACCGATCAACGTACTCATCGCCTCGGCTCGTGCCGGCGGTGCCACCGTCGTGCTCACCCAGGACTGGCACCCGCCCGCAACACCGCACTTCATCGACGACGGTGGCGTGTGGCCGGTCCACTGCGTCCGCTCCACCTGGGGCGCCGCGCTGCACCCCGACCTCTCGAACGACGCCGACGCCATCATTCGCAAGGGGACCGGCGGCGAGGATGGCTATTCGGCCTTCGCCATGGCCGACCCGTTGACGGGCGACGCCTCGACCACCGGCCTCGAAGCCTTGCTGCGGGCCCGGGCGGTCACCCGGGTGGTGGTCGTCGGGCTCGCCGCCGACGTCTGCGTGAAAGCGACTGCACTCGACGCCGTTGCTGCCGGCTTCGACACCACGGTGATCTGGCGTGCCACTCGGCCGGTCGAGATCACCGCCGGCGACGGCGCACGAGCCCGAGCCGAACTCGAGGCTGCGGGTGTCGAGGTCGTCGAGTGA
- a CDS encoding CoA transferase, which yields MTERRGPLAGIRVVEIATVIMGPYGAQLLGDLGAEVIKIETGRGDSSRAMGGGPHPQLSGIALNLHRNKSSIVLDLKRPEAIDVVKRLLADADVLLTNLRPGPLARLGLDYEALKDDFPRLVVCQAQGFASDSSEAGLPAYDDIIQALTGFPQLGQIAFDITHFLPTIVADKVAGTFISQGVLAALVARGTTGRGQRVEVPMFDTALAFNLVEHLARATIAGGPPGYNRVLTPHRGPHKTLDGYIAMLPYTDAQWQALFAAVGKEEILLEPSFATHRARLDNADEVYGTLGAIAAERTTADWLELCAEHAVPVAPIPPLADIVDDPAHHRGALVDREHPVAGAYRSIRAPLRFSESALGDPSPAPLVGQDTVEILRLAGLDDDAIDRLLADGVAST from the coding sequence GTGACCGAACGAAGGGGACCACTCGCCGGGATCCGAGTCGTCGAGATCGCCACCGTGATCATGGGTCCGTACGGCGCCCAGCTGCTCGGCGACCTCGGTGCCGAGGTGATCAAGATCGAGACCGGGCGGGGTGACAGCAGCCGGGCCATGGGTGGCGGGCCGCATCCCCAGTTGAGCGGGATCGCGCTGAACCTCCATCGCAACAAGTCTTCGATCGTGCTCGACCTGAAACGACCGGAGGCGATCGATGTCGTGAAGCGGCTGCTGGCCGATGCCGACGTGCTCCTCACGAACCTGCGGCCCGGGCCGCTGGCACGCCTCGGCCTCGACTACGAGGCGCTGAAGGACGACTTCCCTCGGCTCGTGGTCTGTCAGGCGCAGGGGTTCGCAAGCGACTCGAGCGAGGCTGGGCTCCCGGCGTACGACGACATCATCCAGGCCCTCACCGGCTTCCCGCAGCTCGGCCAGATCGCCTTCGACATCACCCACTTCCTCCCGACCATCGTGGCCGACAAGGTCGCCGGGACGTTCATCTCCCAGGGCGTGCTCGCCGCGCTGGTTGCCCGAGGAACCACGGGTCGTGGGCAGCGGGTCGAGGTCCCGATGTTCGACACAGCCCTGGCGTTCAACCTCGTCGAACACCTGGCGAGAGCGACCATCGCCGGTGGGCCACCCGGGTACAACCGGGTCCTCACACCCCACCGCGGTCCGCACAAGACACTCGACGGCTACATCGCCATGCTCCCCTACACCGACGCCCAGTGGCAGGCGCTGTTCGCTGCGGTCGGCAAGGAGGAGATCCTCCTCGAACCGAGCTTTGCCACGCATCGGGCTCGGCTCGACAACGCCGACGAGGTCTACGGCACCCTGGGGGCGATCGCGGCCGAGCGGACCACTGCCGACTGGCTCGAACTCTGCGCCGAACATGCCGTCCCCGTGGCGCCGATCCCGCCGCTCGCCGACATCGTCGACGATCCGGCGCACCACCGTGGAGCGCTCGTCGATCGCGAGCATCCCGTCGCCGGTGCTTACCGATCGATCCGGGCGCCGCTGCGGTTCAGCGAGTCCGCACTCGGCGACCCGTCGCCGGCGCCGCTCGTCGGCCAGGACACCGTCGAGATCCTGCGCCTGGCCGGCCTCGACGACGACGCCATCGATCGCTTGCTCGCCGACGGCGTCGCCTCGACCTGA
- a CDS encoding DUF3817 domain-containing protein, translating to MLERAQQFALIEASSYLVLIVAMVIKYAGDQPLGVQIMGPVHGVLVLVYAALLLEVRNDLGWDHQRLITAIALGALPLGGFWVERHWLHRPAR from the coding sequence GTGCTTGAGCGCGCCCAGCAGTTCGCGCTGATCGAGGCCTCGAGCTATCTCGTGCTGATAGTGGCGATGGTGATCAAGTACGCGGGAGATCAGCCACTCGGTGTGCAGATCATGGGCCCGGTCCACGGCGTGCTCGTGCTGGTGTATGCGGCGCTGCTGCTCGAGGTCCGCAACGATCTCGGTTGGGATCACCAACGGCTGATCACGGCGATCGCCCTCGGCGCTCTGCCCCTCGGTGGCTTCTGGGTGGAGCGACACTGGCTCCACCGACCCGCTCGCTGA
- a CDS encoding NAD(P)/FAD-dependent oxidoreductase, with protein MPTHRDHSHYDIAVIGAGPAGAATAIRAARSGARVIVFEKGAHGRDKVCGDGLTPRAIGALDELKIDIGDSHHIVGLRMIANKTRRELDWPTTSRFPNHGAVWPRRLLDAALMDAAVEAGAELVYETEALPTVDDRGRVSGVEAAGRRFSADLVVLAAGAPGAASRLLGAERIADEPFGLAIRSYAASPRHADQHLEACLTLRDANGTPVPGYGWMFPAGDGTVNIGVGALSTMKGFKSLNLNTLLDSYRSLVADEWDLGPNLERPRAWRLPMSVQQRHGEGWVAVGDAAGLVNPMNGEGIDYGLESGMLAADLFLDDPATAPARYDQQVGERFDSFLRTGRRFSFLIGHPLILRSGLRLAVGTQSIANITLAVMGNLVDSETPGASGRVLTAADKLLGLADPSSARPAPRPETPRAIGPPPPPPPAAALRYQGADHGAVIPEMVNPAPDQRQRRHHGVVHGALAPKMMGDRRVQVSERVGGASVAPPRSHRGAERRGRSP; from the coding sequence GTGCCCACGCACCGCGATCACTCCCACTACGACATCGCCGTGATCGGCGCCGGGCCCGCCGGGGCTGCCACTGCCATCCGTGCCGCCCGAAGCGGTGCCCGGGTCATCGTGTTCGAAAAGGGCGCACACGGTCGCGACAAGGTCTGTGGCGATGGGCTGACGCCTCGGGCCATCGGCGCCCTCGACGAACTCAAGATCGACATCGGCGACTCGCACCACATCGTCGGCCTCCGCATGATCGCCAACAAGACTCGACGTGAACTCGACTGGCCGACCACGAGCCGGTTCCCGAATCACGGTGCGGTCTGGCCACGGCGCCTCCTTGACGCTGCGCTGATGGACGCCGCGGTCGAGGCCGGTGCCGAGCTCGTCTACGAAACCGAGGCGCTGCCGACCGTGGACGATCGTGGACGGGTCAGCGGAGTCGAGGCCGCCGGTCGACGCTTCAGCGCCGACCTCGTCGTCCTCGCTGCCGGCGCACCGGGCGCTGCCTCGCGGCTGCTCGGCGCCGAGCGCATCGCCGACGAACCCTTCGGGCTCGCCATCCGCAGCTACGCCGCCTCACCTCGCCACGCCGATCAACACCTCGAGGCTTGCCTCACCTTGCGCGACGCGAACGGTACGCCAGTGCCTGGCTACGGCTGGATGTTCCCGGCAGGCGACGGCACGGTGAACATCGGCGTCGGTGCGTTGTCGACCATGAAGGGGTTCAAGAGCCTGAACCTCAACACGCTCCTCGACAGCTATCGGTCGCTCGTCGCCGACGAGTGGGACCTCGGCCCGAACCTCGAACGCCCGCGAGCCTGGCGCCTGCCGATGAGTGTGCAACAGCGCCATGGCGAGGGCTGGGTGGCCGTCGGCGACGCCGCGGGTCTCGTGAATCCGATGAACGGTGAAGGCATCGACTACGGGCTCGAGTCCGGCATGCTGGCCGCCGATCTGTTCCTCGATGATCCGGCCACTGCACCCGCCCGCTATGACCAACAGGTCGGCGAGCGGTTCGACAGCTTCCTGCGAACTGGGCGCCGCTTCTCGTTCCTGATCGGCCATCCACTCATCCTTCGCTCCGGGCTGCGTCTTGCCGTCGGCACCCAATCGATTGCGAACATCACCCTGGCCGTCATGGGCAACCTGGTCGACAGCGAAACCCCCGGCGCCTCGGGCCGGGTCCTCACTGCGGCCGACAAGCTCCTCGGTCTCGCCGACCCCTCCTCCGCAAGACCCGCGCCCCGGCCTGAAACGCCTCGGGCGATCGGCCCCCCCCCCCCCCCCCCCCCCGCCGCTGCACTCCGGTACCAGGGTGCCGATCACGGCGCCGTCATACCGGAGATGGTGAACCCCGCACCCGACCAACGACAACGGCGACACCACGGTGTCGTCCACGGCGCTCTCGCACCGAAGATGATGGGCGATCGCCGGGTCCAGGTCAGCGAGCGGGTCGGTGGAGCCAGTGTCGCTCCACCCAGAAGCCACCGAGGGGCAGAGCGCCGAGGGCGATCGCCGTGA